Proteins found in one Muntiacus reevesi chromosome 2, mMunRee1.1, whole genome shotgun sequence genomic segment:
- the GPAM gene encoding glycerol-3-phosphate acyltransferase 1, mitochondrial isoform X3 has product MFATNVTENVLNSGRVQEAIAEVAAELNPDGSAQQQSKAVNKVKKKARKILQEMVATVSPAMIRLTGWVLLKLFNSFFWNIQIHKGQLEMVKAATEMNLPLIFLPVHRSHIDYLLLTFILFCHNIKAPYIASGNNLNIPIFSTLIHKLGGFFIRRRLDETPDGRKDILYRALLHGHIVELLRQQQFLEIFLEGTRSRSGKISCARAGLLSVVVDTLSTNTIPDILIIPVGISYDRIIEGHYNGEQLGKPKKNESLWSIARGVIRMLRKNYGCVRVDFAQPFSLKEYLETQSQKPISAPLSLEQALLPAILPSRPSDAADEGTDTSINESRNATDESCRRRLISHLADHILFTASKSCAIMSTHIVACLLLYRHRQGIDLSTLVEDFFVMKEEVLARDFDLGFSGNSEDVVMHAIQLLGNCITITHTNKNDEFFITPSTTIPSVFELNFYSNGVLHVFIMEAIIACSLYAVLKKRGPGGPASPSLISQEQLVRKAASLCYLLSNEGTISLPCQTFYQICHETVGRFIQYGILTVAEQDDQEDISPGLAEQQWDKKLPEPLSWRSDEEDEDSDFGEEQRDCYLKVSQSKEHQQFITFLQRLLGPLLEAYSSAAIFIHNFSGPVPEPEFLQKLHKYLITRTERRVAVYAESATYCLVKNAVKMFKDIGVFRETKQKRVSVLELSSTFLPQCNRQKLLEYILSFVVL; this is encoded by the exons GCTGACTGGATGGGTGCTGCTGAAACTGTTCAACAGCTTCTTTTGGAATATTCAGATTCACAAGGGTCAACTTGAGATGGTTAAAGCTGCAACTGAG ATGAATTTGCCGCTTATATTTCTGCCAGTTCATAGATCACACATTGACTATCTCCTGCTCACTTTCATTCTCTTCTGCCATAACATCAAAGCGCCGTACATTGCTTCAGGCAATAACCTCAACATCCCCATCTTCAG TACTTTGATCCATAAGCTTGGAGGCTTCTTCATACGACGGAGGCTAGATGAGACTCCAGATGGACGGAAAGATATTCTCTATAGAGCTTTGCTCCATGGG CATATAGTTGAACTACTTCGACAGCAGCAGTTCTTGGAGATTTTTCTGGAAGGCACACGCTCGAGGAGTGGAAAAATCTCCTGTGCTCGGGCAGGGCTTTTGTCAGTTGTGGTAGATACTCTGTCTACCAACACCATCCCAGACATCTTGATAATACCTGTTGGGATCTCCTATGATCGTATTATTGAGGGTCATTACAATGGTGAACAACTG GGAAAACCCAAGAAGAATGAGAGCCTCTGGAGCATAGCAAGAGGCGTTATCAGAATGTTACGAAAAAACTACGGCTGTGTCAGAGTGGATTTTGCACAACCATTTTCCTTAAAG GAATATTTAGAAACACAAAGTCAGAAACCTATTTCTGCTCCACTTTCTTTGGAACAAGCATTGTTGCCAGCTATACTTCCCTCAAG GCCCAGTGATGCTGCTGATGAAGGCACAGACACGTCCATTAACGAATCCAGAAATGCAACAGATGAATCCTGCCGAAGAAGACTGATTTCACATCTGGCTGACCACATTCTCTTCA CTGCCAGCAAGTCCTGTGCTATTATGTCAACACACATCGTGGCCTGCCTGCTCCTCTACAGACACAGGCAG GGAATTGACCTCTCCACATTGGTGGAAGACTTCTTTGTGATGAAGGAGGAAGTCCTGGCTCGTGATTTTGACTTGGGTTTCTCAGGAAATTCAGAAGATGTAGTCATGCATGCCATACAGCTGCTGGGAAACTGTATCACCATCACCCACACCAACAAGAATGATGAGTTTTTTATTACTCCTAGCACAACTATCCCGTCAGTCTTTGAACTCAACTTCTACAGCAATGGGGTGCTCCACGTCTTTATCATGGAGGCCATCATAG CCTGCAGCCTTTACGCAGTTCTGAAGAAGAGGGGCCCAGGAGGGCCCGCGTCTCCCAGCTTGATCAGCCAGGAGCAGCTGGTACGCAAGGCCGCCAGCCTGTGCTATCTGCTCTCCAATGAAGGCACCATCTCCCTC CCCTGCCAGACCTTTTACCAGATTTGCCATGAAACAGTGGGCAGGTTTATCCAGTATGGCATTCTTACAGTGGCAGAG CAAGATGATCAGGAAGATATCAGTCCTGGTCTTGCCGAGCAGCAGTGGGACAAGAAGCTTCCGGAACCTTTGTCTTGGAGAAGTGATGAAGAAGATGAAGACAGCGATTTTGGTGAGGAGCAACGAGATTGCTACCTGAAG GTGAGCCAGTCCAAGGAGCACCAGCAGTTCATCACCTTCCTACAGAGGCTCCTCGGGCCTCTGCTGGAGGCCTACAGCTCCGCCGCCATCTTCATTCACAACTTCAGCGGCCCCGTTCCCGAGCCTGAATTCCTGCAGAAGCTGCACAAATACCTGATCACGAGAACGGAGAGGAGGGTTGCCGTGTACG CTGAGAGCGCCACTTACTGTCTTGTGAAGAACGCTGTGAAAATGTTTAAGGATATCGGG GTTTTCAGAGAGACCAAACAAAAGAGAGTGTCTGTTTTAGAACTCAGCAGCACTTTTCTACCTCAATGCAACCGGCAAAAACTCCTGGAATATATTCTGAGTTTTGTGGTGCTGTAG